In Scyliorhinus torazame isolate Kashiwa2021f chromosome 19, sScyTor2.1, whole genome shotgun sequence, a single genomic region encodes these proteins:
- the lsm8 gene encoding LSM8 homolog, U6 small nuclear RNA associated, whose product MTSALETYINRTVAVVTADGRMIVGTLKGFDQTINLILDESHERVFSSQQGVEQVVLGLYIVRGDNVAVIGEIDEETDSALDLGNIRAEPLNSVVH is encoded by the exons atgacCTCGGCCCTGGAGACTTACATCAACC GTACTGTTGCAGTCGTTACAGCAGATGGAAGAATGATTGTG GGAACCCTGAAAGGATTTGACCAGACAATTAACCTAATCCTGGATGAGAGTCATGAGCGAGTATTTAGTTCACAACAAGGCGTGGAACAAGTTGTACTTGGCTTATACATAGTGCGAGGAGACAACGT GGCAGTGATTGGTGAAATAGATGAAGAAACAGATTCTGCGTTGGATTTGGGAAACATCAGAGCTGAGCCTTTAAATTCTGTGGTACACTAA